In one Lycium barbarum isolate Lr01 chromosome 7, ASM1917538v2, whole genome shotgun sequence genomic region, the following are encoded:
- the LOC132601545 gene encoding uncharacterized mitochondrial protein AtMg00860-like — protein sequence MAPVELKELKIQLQELLEKYFIRPSVSPRGATILFVKTKDGTIRICIDYRQLNKNSEDHEKHLQIVLQILEEKRVYAKLSKCEFWLGEVAFLGHVVSADGVKVDPSKIQAIVEWKPTKSPTEVRSFLGLAGYYRRFVKGFAIIASPLTKLLRKDVKFVWDDKCQKSFEKLQSLLTQAPIFYDPTP from the exons atggctccagtagaattgaaggagttgaaaattCAATTGCAAGAACTTCTTGAGAAATATTTTATTCGCCCAAGTGTTTCTCCCAGGGGAGCTACTATTTTATTTGTGAAAACGAAAGATGGAACTATTAGGATTTGTATTGATTACCGGcaactgaacaag AATAGTGAAGATCATGAAAAGCATCTCCAAATTGTTTTGCAAATTTTGGAAGAGAAAAGGGTTTATGCTAagctttccaaatgtgaattttggcttggtGAAGTGGCTTTTCTAGGACATGTTGTGTCAGCTGACGGTGTGAAGGTGGATCCTAGTAAGATTCAAGCTATTGTTGAATGGAAACCGACTAAAAGTCCAACTGaagtaagaagtttcttgggcttagcgggatactatagaaggtttgtcaaAGGCTTTGCCATTATAGCCTCTCCTTTGACTAAACTCTTGAGGAAGGATGTCAAGTTCGTATGGGATGACAAATGCCAAAAGAGCTTTGAAAAGCTCCAATCCTTATTGACACAAGCTCCTATATtttacgacccaaccccgtag